In Vitis vinifera cultivar Pinot Noir 40024 chromosome 4, ASM3070453v1, the genomic window GGATGGAAACAAATTCCACCAAATTTATTGCAGAAAGACTTTTCTCTAGATTTTAACATGCACACAAGATATAAGGATTTAGAAGAATCTTCCCATGAAGCATATTAGTGTTTTATCTGTCATCAGAGATCTAAAATACAGCTAGGCTATTTAGCCAGCCAACAGGAACCTCGGCCAAGAAATGACTAGCATAGAAGTAAAAGGAGCTAATGGTGACGTAGATAAACAACCAGTTGTGGCCAGCGAATGAGAAACATTTGACTAACAATTCACAGATGGAACCTTGTACCAACCACTTCGTttctcaataaaaaaatgaaaacacaaTCCAAAATTGTACTTGATTCATTGAGCAATGGCATTGAATCAAAATGAGATTAGCAGCTTATGTAGGATGTGAGGCATGAAGGTATTATCAAAATCATTGTTTGTATTAGAGTTTATGAGGCATCCTTATGTATGGATTAGGGGCATTGACAAGTAACAACTAAACCACagaaaaaatacaatttaactTCAAACAACATAGGCAAAGGGCTATATTCTTTGCATAGAAAACcagaaaataaacattttagCTCTGCACTGGTTGAATGTTGGAAACAGTACTACTGTGTGGATGTCAAATTCTATATATAAGCATTTAATACTGAGATTATTCTGACATGGAACATGTATAGAATTAAATATCCATCTAAGACTCCCCATTCTCACAGACCCAACACATACTGAAATGGTCACACTGAGCCACTGAGCATTCACATATATGGATCAAGAACATGAACATGAACATGAACTTGAACATTGTTTTGATTTATCATATCCTCCCACCTTTTAGCTCTATTCTACAAGAAGGTGGAGGCTCTCCTAAGTGGTCCTTTCTATGCATATCACTTAACTAACAACATGATCAATGATGGTGAATGGTTCAGGCAAATTATATTGGAGGTCTGATTTTCATCTCATACCCAGGTAACATCacttttttttccccaagtACTACAAAACAATTGCCTCTTAGGTCCACATATACTGCATCAATTAGTTATTTCATTTCATAATCACAACAAGACAAATAAGATGATGAATTAAGCACACAGCACTATCATAACAATGAGCATACTGCACATTTAAACTCTAACCTTTCCGGAGTGGGATTTACTAcgtttccctttctttttcccttGCTTATTGATTCTCAAGTGCTTAAACTTCTGCGCTCACCCTTTTTGGTTGGGATATTTGGTGTATCTTACTATCAAAACCATTTTACCTGTTTCGAAGGGCAAAATACAcaatttctacaatttttttaccactatattattttttaaaaatgaaaatcttttCCTATGAACTTCTCTATATCCTTCTATAATGTAAGATGAAAAAACCTGTGATCTAGTGACACACTGACAGAAATATAAGATCCCAATCCTGTCATAAACAACATGGCATTTGCATAAATATCATATATGCAATGTATACTTCAAATCCATGACCACTTTTCCATGTGGAACAAGGGCATATTGCTTATTCTATCACTCATGCTTCTATATTGTCATTTCATTAAACAAACACCTGTTTCCAAATCTTTGCTCCAGAAAATATGTTATaccttttgatttaattttgcCTTGTTTATGTACAATAGGAATTATAGtcaggaaaaataataataagacatAAAAATTGGTGGTACATTAACTTTCCAAACCCtaattacctatcaaaaaaaaaattaactttccAAACCCTAATGTAACACTTTATCCAATTAACAGGCTTAATGAAATTTGTTTCCGATTCTTCACCCAAAATAAGTGTGTATGCTATATATTTTCTCCATTGGCTTGGGACTCAAATAGCCTTACTCCTTTCCTGAATAACTTACTTAATTTTTTAGGCAATGGTTGATTTAGATTAGCTTCTGGAGTCTGGACCAGATTGAATTTGACATTTATATTAACATAACATTAAAGTGACTTAAAATCCAAAAAACAGAAGTTTGGCCAGATGAGGATAATTAGGGTTTAATAACATGTTAAATCACACTCTTGTAGTCCAAACATGTTTGGCCTTTGGTTATATTTTGAAGAATTGCCTTAATATAGTGAATATTTCATTATAATGTTAATGCTTGTTGTATGACTGCTATTTGTTTCTGATAATTAAATGATTCTGGAATGATTAAATGATTTCATTTCTGTAATGattgtatgtgtgtgtgtaagATCAGGTAAAAGATTAaactattcttttttaatttcatttttatgttcatACAACTTAATTCCATCTCCTATGTATCCCTCTACTGTATACAGTTCATTTGCTTTTCATTATTAGTTTATTTCTCATTTCCCATTTCCCATATCCACTCAGGCCTTGGGCATCTTTGCTAATGATAGATCCTTTGCCTAAAAATACTCTGAACTAGAATGAAGCTGCCTGCAGAAGATGACTACTCCATTCCAGTGTAGTTTTAGCATGCAATGGCATAATTTGTTAGTCAGGTCAGTGCTCTAAGCATTTATCCTAAGTGGGTTGACAATTATGTTTAAACTTTTACTAGCTTCCACTAACCCATAAATTGTCACATATCTATTGTTCCTCaaacagagaaaaaaacaaCTCACCTTGAAGGTAGAGGTTCtgttttctatatatattactACTACTTGTTGAATAAAATGTCTCATTTGAAAAacataggaaaaagaaaaagctcaTATAATGGGAACATATAAATATACCATGTTAGCACCTCCAACAAGacagaaaaacaagaaaccattttcattttcatatcaGAAGAGGTTTTTGTATTGGGAAGTGAGAAATCAATAACTGTGGAGTCCATTAATATATCACAGATGAAAGAACAGGTGATGGGTCAGACAGTTTCGTAAACTAAGGACAGCTTTGGTTGCACCCACATGTACCAAGTTTACATTCAGAGGGCAAAAAAGAAGTCTCACATTAGTTATGTATGTATATGTACATGTACATACACGTAGCCTAATgatatacatgtatatatatgtaaatacaTGCATGATATACACAATACCGACTTAGAGGTGCATTAAACAAAGGCCAGATGGATGCAACATTTCCAGTTTTATCACGAAGGTCACATCTGTTCATGTCATTTGAGAAACTGATGGgaaaaaaattgcatataataataccaaaatatgaataaatatataagcattgagagagggggagagagactttttttttttttttttcttttcgtttcttTTCTGGTTTCACTTCACCTTTTGAACCTGAATGCTCATGCATGGCTGGACCGCCCATACCGAAATGAAAAGGAGTTCTGTTTGTAGTTTATCCAACCAAAGACGAAAACGATATTCGTCCCATTTCAAAACGGCAAAGTTACGGGTAAACGGGGAAAAAGCAGCTTCCAAGTTCAAAACCAACCAGCAAGCGTAATCAAATTCAAACCCACAAGAGAAAAACTATAAACAAATACTACTACGACAAAAGAGACACTACATGCCATCTGGTTTATAcccaaataaacaaagaaaaaaaatcaaggttaataataataataataataataataataattaaataagccTTGAAATGTgaacaaaaacaaacatcatccaCATTTCTTCCTCTCGttctccatttttgtttttcctctttgtttttgtttctttgttccTAGTTGAATGGGTGGGTGTTAAAAATGTACTAGAACAAAATCGCACTATTGCCTTGCAGATAAAAGAGTGAAAGTTgatgaaagagagagaaagaatgagagagagagagagagcagaaTGTGGTGTACGTTCAAGGTCTTGGGTGTGGGAAGAATTGCGTaccagccatgaaggtgttaaGGGGAGCTGGGTATAAAGAAGGATCAAGAAATGCGGCGGCTGCACCGGCACTGCCACTACCAGTGGTGGCGGCTGTGGCAGTGGAGGTACTGGCGGCTGCTGCGGCACCAGTAATGAGATTAAGCTGCTGAAGTCCTCCGCCACCGGCGGAGGAACTCTCGCCTCCACCGTAATGACCTTCCGGACCATGATCATAGAGAATTCCCTTGAACACATGTCCTCCAATGTTGACAGCCGTCTGGTATGCGTACTGATCGTCAGTCTCGTCAATGGAGCTAACTCTAACACAGCGGAACACTGCGGGAGAGTTCACTTCTGAAGGAAAATTTGCTATTTCCAACCCTAAATATAACTCAAGAAAAATGAGTAGATTAGATTGGACAAAAATTGTCGTGGAGAAGAGAAATagaattaaatatgagaaaaagacTGCCACCCAAATGTAAGCACACGCTCATACACACATATCCATACACAGAAAGCGTAAAATAGTCTCATCCCTGTCAATCTAATCGTCAGGAATACTAAATAACAgtatttagaaaagaataaagcaaaagaaaagctGATGGGGGGTTACTATGGAGGTCGATTTCATCACACGCAATTGATATGGTGTTGGTGGGTACTAGTGAAAGCTTTTTCTCTCTCGAATTCCTCTAGATGCGTCCCTCAATTCTTTATGCAATGAATCAGAGAGTCAATCTTTGTAAGTGTGTCTGTATctgagttttaaaaaacaaacagtACCTGACGTGTGGGTGGGCAAACGAGTGCAGGCGAGAGCGGAAGAGCTTGGATTCTCTCTCTGCCTTTTGGGATTCTCTCCACGGAGCTGCAGTTGTTGTTGGTGCTGTTGgtgttgttgctgctgctgttgCTGCTGTTGTTGTTGAATGACAGTGAGATGTTGTTGCCTCTCTCGCCTTTTAGCAGCAGGAACCCAAGTGCTCTTGATATGGGTTGGGCACTGAAACCCTCGGCTCTTACAACATGTCCTGCACCGCATGTGAATGCAATCCTTCTTCGCTTGGTTTCCACAATCTTGGCAACTcattcctcctcctcctcctcctcctcctgctcctgctcctcctcctccagctGCTTGTCTCATCATCAGAAACGCCGATCTCGAAGAATCATCAGACAAGTTTATTGAGCTCCTACTTGATCCCACGCCTAAGCTAGGCCCAGATGAATAAAGGTCTTGTGGATGATGTTGGTGGCGTTGATGGAGTTGCTCTTGCGGTTGATGTTGCCATAGCTCGAAACCCTTGTAGGAGATGTCTTCATTCCTGTAAAAAAAACAGCTTTCAGGAGGAATTTCGTTTGGTGGGTTGCTGTCTTGGTTGCTTCCTCTCCCTCCACCTAATGGGAAAAACCCAGCCATTTTTCCACCTTGAAACCAGGCCAAAACCTCAATTGAGACAGAAAATCCATAGCAGAAGCTCCGGCCTTGAAGATTCAAACCCAAATACGAAATGGGTGGAGAATGATTTGCCTGTGGGTATGCGGGTTAGATAAGTTCTCCAGTTTTGCGTATCTGGGTATGTATGGGGAGGGAGAAGCAGTGTTGCTGAAATTGTGGTTGTTTCCGAGTGTATGCTGTGGGAGTGTCTACCACCCTCCTCCTCTCTAAGTCTGAAAAGAGTGTGAGTGGAGAGTTGCTTATTGTTGGGGTTATTGCAGCTTTTGAATTAGGGACACACGTCGGACTTGTTTGGACTGCGTTGCCTTCAATTCCTTCTCTGTGTTGTAAGCATTAAAGACATAGAATTACAGCTCTGCAACGCCGCCATGGCTAAAGCAACAACTCTGCAACCCCAATTTAAGTTTCCCAACAGCCCCCTCCACTCTCTCTCTTTGCTCTCAGTCTTTTACCACTGAGCAGTGACTCTTGTGTCTGTACAAGAAGGGAGAACCTcttcactctctttctctctctctctcgctctctctcttgCTTTGCCTTGCCCGTGGATCTCACGATCTCACCATCTTCAATCTCAACCCCAATCATCTACCGCTCATTACATCTCGCCTCATCCAACGCTCTACCATCGGCCACGTGTCACCGCACCAGCTTTTGCCTCCTCCGTTTCTTTGCACCGGAAAACCCGCTACTTTTTTGTGACCCCTACCCTTTAATcctgatttttttatttctaatttcctCCTCCTCATTTACATACAATTATCCCTCCCCCAACCTTTtccactttttttatttttatatacttgttaaaatggaaaaaattaaacTTGTATTACCACGTAGACACCTTTATAAAATAACTCCACCCTCTTTTTTTGGGGTcttattttatccttatttattaaattaattactatGACAGAGAAAAGCAATGCCTATGGGGGGAGGCTGCCCTCCTGGGGGAGTAGAGGGAAACACTGCGCCACCTCCTCGTACTATTGAAGTCTTAATTAAATTgatcgagaaaaaaaaaaaaggttttttcaaatttggtttaatattaaataacttTATGGGGaccattttgttatttttcttaaatgttGTGCACCTTCAGCCGCTTAGAAATGACAACTTTTGGGGTTGACCAAATTCACTACCAAGGAGGCAATTTCGTCATTTAACTGCACTTACTTACCCAAACATGTAAATAAATAACACagaaataaggataaataaccaaaaaaaaaatccggcGGCCTGCAACAGCAGAGTACATATGGTGGCTGTGGTCAGGGATAGGATTTGATGGGCCGTACGTTTTGGTAATCCCACACATGACACACACTCTGCGACTCGCTAATTCGCTTATATCATGTTTATGTCAAATTAAATCACTTTCTAATCAGTAATCATTTGGAAGCAACTCCTCCCATGCTTCAACTTAGTCAAAATTAGACACAGGGAGAGCAACGCCACTTGCTTTAATATTCTACTCAATTAAGTATCGTAATCaaactcaaaaaagaaaaaacaacaacaCAACAACTCGAAGCCATGAATTGAGATTTTCCGGCTGATCCTTCTTAATTTTGGTGGTGGGGGGTGAAGCGAGTTGGATGGTGTTGAAGTGAGGCCAGTCACATCATGGCACATCATCCTGATGTCGTTGCCAATTCCGTCAGTTTGCAAAAGGAGGAATTACTTTTACTATTCAAATTACCAATTTATCCCCATCTACTACTGTCAGCTAGAATCTCAACGTATGTATGTTATATGTTTCACCAATGTACTCCCCCCCCTCTACCCTACTCTCTAAGGCCCCATTAGAGggctataatttttttttctccatcataaaaattaataattaaataaagttcatAATATGTCTACTTGAGCTGGAAAACTATACCAAATTATAACACGTGACATATatgctattaaataataataataataaacttagtagaaaaaaaaaaggtaaattatgAAGtgagtaatttaatttaattttaaaatgtaataaaaaatggaaacaagGGGGAAAACCCAAGTTTCACGGAGAGAGAATGAGTTGCAGTGGACAATGATGAGGGTGGTGATGAGTAAAACGTATGAAACGTCAAACCCCACAACTAGTGCCTATCAGCCTAATTACATAATTCACACTGAATGTTAGCGAGTATGTATATTGGGACTGAATACCTAATATTAACCTGTCAttatcaacctttttttttcccatctttttcttttgtgattACAGCTGGCTAACAAaaccccaaaaagaaaaaattaaaaaaaattgaaaattctaaAGAGGTGAACGTGAGTCCATAAAATTTGACGCGGAAGGTGTGGATTTCGCCCTATTTCTATAATACGCAACCAAAATAAATTCTTGTAATTCTCATTTCAGGAAAGGTGACAGGGAGGTATGCCGTAtgcattaaatatatatatatataagaaatggaAGAAGCGTTAGATTCCATGCAGATTGTTTAAGAGGGGGGGCAGCGTCGGGATAGATATCATATCATCTATGTGTTTGATATGTTGTCTTTTAAGGAACACTTGTATTTCACTACGTACTTTCTCTAAGTATGGGCTTTGGACGTGTAGGTTTCCCTTTGAAGTTATTGTTGGTGGAGCTAACCataaattgaaatatgaaaGTGAAACAAAACTACGACGTTGTGAGGGTGGGGGGGAGGGGAATGGCTTTGGAGTTCCCGCACGCTAGGCTGTAAGGTGGTTGCTTGCTCttcattttctaaatttgaagCCTATGAATATTATTTATAGGGATATCTTATGAAGGATTTTAGGAGGCCCAAAATTGGAAATGGGGATTTCTTTCCGAGTGCGACAAAACTTTGGTTATAATTCGGAGAGTAGAATATTAATCATGAATTTGTGGATTTACCCAACATCTCACGTTTGTTCAAAAAGTAAAACAAGTTGCTTACCTTGTGAGAAACACGTGGCCAAGGGAGAAGTCTGGACTCTGGCGAGGGTGGTGCATCAGAAGTTTCCAAGTGGGGAAGCACAGGAACACGCCCGTTGCTGTGCTGACGAAAATATGGAGAATGTGGAGAGACGGGGGAGCTGATTAATTAGGTTGAGACCTGAGAGGCACGCGCTTTGGGGAAGGGGATGGATATGGCTGGAAGAGGAGGTGAGGAGTGAGTGAATGATGTGTGCGAGTCCCAATAATTGTGTACCTGTCTGTCATTCTCGAGCCCAGTGTTGGCTCTCCAGCGGGTTGACCACAGAGAGATAACGCAGATGGAAAGAGAGAGAGGCAAAACGCGTTTATTATAATGcaattctctctttttttcaacTGTGGGCAGCATGCAGCATATAAAATAGGGATTTAGGGCAACCCCATAAATCCACAAATCCCAATGTTAACGAACTCATTGGCttagcaattttttatttttttatttttatttacattctTCCTCATCTGGTGTGGCCTCGACGTGTCCTGTCAACTGGGCTTAACCAAAATTTCCAAGTTTCCAACCCACTCCCACGACCCACTGTCGtgtgaattcaaaattaattaatattattcctGAATCCTGATCGAGTCAAGGGAGAGGGTAAGCGTCAGGGTAATTCATGTTTAGCTGGAGGGGAGTTGGGCTGGGAAGAGGCATGTGAATGTGAAGTTGGTGTTGGGGGGAGTGGGAAATTTGCGCAAAAGATTTTGGTTGCCTCCCGGGGGAATACATTCCTAGAATTGGATAGAGGGCAGAGCAGGGAGTTTTTGTGTTGTGTCTGATTTCTGAATAATGACATTCAAATCTCTGCCCTTGTGGCCAACCTACCAAATCACATGCGCCTCTGCTTTTGGCCCCACCTTCCCCCCCTCCCCTCCACTCTCTTTTGGAATTAGGGGAATGGAAGGTTTGCTCACAGTTCCCTAATCCTGGTCATTATAGGGTGATTTGGTGTGTGTCTGTGCCCAATTGTAggatgaaattaattatttaatcaatAATGATCTAAGAATGATTAACTAATTTTTCGTAGACCATGATGAAAATTTCTCAAAACTCATGCTTGATTTTGTCaaagaaaaagtcaaaaatTCAAATCTGACATTAGAGAAAGCCCCACTAATGCAATTCAAGGGCATGATGATTTATGGGTTTTTGGATGCTAACCGAAGTGTAGAGTCCCAGGTGTAAACCACAGAAATGCAAAGAGTCCAAGACCCTGTCTGACTTTTGCTTAGGAGATTAAGGTCTGTCCTTGCTTCGGGTGAGTCTACTGCCCCAGCCTTCACCCTTCACCCTTCACTTCAACAAAATTACAAAACGTCTTTTGTTGATTAGTCGTAACTCATTCAAACAGAAACCGATATTAAAGCAACAAATCCACTCCAATAATCCTCAAGATAGCAATTCTACGGTTTCCTTTAAATAGCAAGTTCGACACTGATCGTGACATTTATGGTGTATACTTGGCCTTTGATCAATTCCCTCTATAGTAAACAACCCTacaaaatttgacatataccaGACTCATCCACTTGCCCCCATTATTTTGCGAATAAGGTGTAGATGACTGGTCAATGAGAGGGGACATATAGCTAAAAAAATTGGGTTGATTTTCTTGTAAACTCATGTCAAGCACAGATGTATTGTACCTTTAAATGCtttgctttttttttccctttttaaggTTAGGGAACAGTACATTGAATTGAAAGGTGAGTAATCACTAATCACAATTCACAATCTAACCCACCAAGGAGATGTAGGCAAAAGTATAACAAGAATAAAgcgtgtgtgagagagagagctGTTTTTCCAACGACATTAGAGATCCTTCATTGTATCGTTGCAATCCAAACAAAATGTTTTGAATGGCTTCAGGCATATGACAAATTGCATCTGCAGCTTGACTTTCCTGCTTTCTCAACTTCACCTATGGGACACGAGATGTGGCGAGCACAGGCTTCCCGTGAATATGTAGTAGAAGCCATTATAAGACTGTTTCAAGTGGCAAACAGCGAGAAAATACAGCCTCAGCTTTTTACAACATCAATACACAACAGCCTGCAGTCATGAATAATAATAGATCGCTTTTTACTTCTCTACCACTTCCTCTTTCAAAGCTTTGATTCCATGACAAAATGTGATTAGCTGTACATTAGAGATAGAAGGTAGTCATGACTCATGCGGCAAAGCGAGGCTACAAAGAGAGACAGGGTAACTTTGGGCTCCCAACTGATATAACGATGCTAGTAAAAGTAGGAAAGAAATAGTAAAACTTTGCTTACCGAAATGAGGCAACAGTGGAAAAGATGAAATGGTATCATTTGAGGACACAGAATGAGAATGATTAGTTTTTTAACTTTAACTTTGATAGAAGCGGCCGTGTGTTGGGGGGTGTTTGATTTAGACTGATGAGAATTTTTATGAAGGTCCAATCATCATAAAAAGTGTTGgacaaaactaaaaaatgagaaaaataaattaattaattaaatgatgGAAGCATCACTCATCACAAGACTTGAGACACACAACACAAGAGAGAAGGTGAGAAGGTGAGAAGATGAGGAGGTGGATGGATGTGCCCGTCCGGGAATTTCCATCATTTCGAAGTTGCCTGGATTGGACACGCAGAGCATAAATACCATCCAATACCATGGTTTGCGAAGGCATAGTGAAAGTGATGCACCGCCCAAAATAGTAATACGGCCACATCACACTTTTTACCACCACTGCGCCACTCCcccttaatttaattattatttcatcatATATTATGCTCATTGCTCACCATATATGCTGCCACTATCGCACCCTTTCCTCTCCCAAATGATTCCTTCTCCTCCAAATCATCTGGGCCACCCACatgtttgaattatttaaaCCCCCCTCTCTTCTCTTCATTCCAaccaaagttttcaaaatttccaagg contains:
- the LOC100250664 gene encoding protein SHI RELATED SEQUENCE 1 gives rise to the protein MAGFFPLGGGRGSNQDSNPPNEIPPESCFFYRNEDISYKGFELWQHQPQEQLHQRHQHHPQDLYSSGPSLGVGSSRSSINLSDDSSRSAFLMMRQAAGGGGAGAGGGGGGGGMSCQDCGNQAKKDCIHMRCRTCCKSRGFQCPTHIKSTWVPAAKRRERQQHLTVIQQQQQQQQQQQHQQHQQQLQLRGENPKRQRENPSSSALACTRLPTHTSGLEIANFPSEVNSPAVFRCVRVSSIDETDDQYAYQTAVNIGGHVFKGILYDHGPEGHYGGGESSSAGGGGLQQLNLITGAAAAASTSTATAATTGSGSAGAAAAFLDPSLYPAPLNTFMAGTQFFPHPRP